A section of the Dehalobacter sp. DCM genome encodes:
- a CDS encoding uroporphyrinogen decarboxylase family protein, which yields MLTKRQNLLETIRGGSPDRFVKQYEFLHLIYEASVMMKGMPAPGGGYGKDPWGVTWSWPEGQLGGFPVHDDEHKVLKDITEWKNQVNAPVIPTEDEVWAPAVAHANQVDRNEEFVTAFIAPGIFEMTHHLMGVEDALMALYEEPEAMRELIEYLTEYELAYAKIIIDKIHPDALFHHDDWGSQKNSFISPEMFQEFFVPAYKKIYGFYKANGVELIVHHSDSFAANLVPAMIEVGIDIWQGVMNTNNIPELVKQYGGKLTFMGALHSGEIDFPEWKPEICAEHVEKACRTIGKNFFIPCLTQGGPASSFPGVYDEVNKLIDKMSKEMF from the coding sequence ATGTTAACCAAGAGACAAAATTTACTGGAAACGATCAGAGGCGGAAGCCCGGATCGTTTTGTCAAGCAATATGAATTTCTGCATCTCATTTATGAAGCTTCGGTTATGATGAAGGGGATGCCCGCACCTGGGGGCGGATACGGCAAAGATCCCTGGGGAGTTACGTGGAGCTGGCCGGAAGGGCAATTAGGCGGTTTCCCTGTCCATGATGATGAACACAAGGTTTTGAAAGATATTACGGAATGGAAGAACCAAGTGAACGCACCGGTTATCCCAACCGAAGATGAGGTATGGGCTCCAGCGGTTGCTCATGCCAACCAAGTGGACCGCAACGAGGAATTTGTTACAGCGTTTATCGCACCGGGCATTTTTGAAATGACCCATCACTTAATGGGTGTAGAGGATGCGTTAATGGCTTTGTATGAAGAACCGGAAGCGATGCGCGAGCTCATTGAATATTTAACGGAATACGAGCTGGCTTATGCCAAAATCATTATTGATAAAATCCATCCGGATGCGCTTTTCCATCATGACGACTGGGGCAGCCAGAAGAATTCCTTTATTTCCCCGGAAATGTTCCAGGAGTTCTTCGTTCCGGCTTATAAAAAAATCTATGGTTTTTATAAAGCCAACGGCGTCGAGCTGATCGTTCATCACAGTGATTCTTTTGCAGCTAACCTTGTGCCGGCGATGATCGAGGTCGGAATTGATATTTGGCAAGGTGTGATGAATACTAATAACATTCCGGAACTAGTTAAGCAATACGGCGGCAAATTGACGTTTATGGGAGCGCTCCATAGCGGTGAAATCGATTTTCCGGAATGGAAACCGGAAATTTGTGCGGAACATGTGGAAAAAGCCTGCCGTACGATTGGCAAAAACTTTTTTATCCCGTGTCTGACCCAAGGCGGGCCTGCCAGTTCATTCCCGGGCGTGTACGATGAAGTAAACAAACTGATCGATAAAATGAGCAAAGAGATGTTTTAG
- a CDS encoding MFS transporter, producing MKKANSGILLKLAILLIALQEVGTGAATPALGIIQAAMPDVNPILIQNIASITYLTIVLGGLAYSWFAKVLRKRVILYIAVFCFIIGGIAPAFLNNIYLILFFRAVVGFGVGLMYPMANDYIVDYYDGNEKQKMIGWAFAISMFGGIIFQQLGGSLAAVNWHYTFFSYLLGILFFAIPLLFLPEPPKKAELVKGTAQEKAKVPARQWVLSVLNALWNVGFAAVVTNAAIIIITEGVGTGGQIGTAFSIMTLGGFVGGFFFSHIRNFLKGFSLLACYWVVAIGFFVFVYAGTSINLIYLSFVIIGVGLGFAGSNFFNKTSEIVPYAAAGSAFALLSAFNGLGGFFSPFVLTALTGAFGMAPGRPSLWLGAIILSVLGVVAFLFDRATPKIPESIRPTQRME from the coding sequence ATGAAGAAAGCGAATAGTGGTATTTTACTCAAACTGGCTATTCTCCTCATCGCTCTGCAGGAAGTTGGCACAGGGGCAGCCACGCCGGCTCTCGGTATCATTCAGGCCGCGATGCCGGACGTCAATCCGATTCTCATCCAAAATATCGCATCCATAACCTACTTAACGATCGTCCTTGGCGGACTGGCTTACAGCTGGTTTGCCAAAGTCTTGAGAAAAAGAGTCATTCTCTATATCGCCGTTTTCTGCTTTATCATCGGCGGGATCGCGCCGGCCTTTTTGAATAACATTTATCTCATCCTGTTCTTCCGTGCTGTTGTCGGCTTCGGCGTAGGACTTATGTATCCCATGGCTAACGATTATATCGTTGACTATTACGACGGCAACGAAAAACAGAAGATGATCGGATGGGCCTTTGCGATCAGCATGTTTGGCGGTATCATCTTCCAGCAGCTCGGTGGAAGTCTTGCTGCCGTAAACTGGCATTACACGTTCTTTTCCTATCTCCTCGGTATTCTTTTCTTTGCCATCCCGCTCTTGTTCCTGCCGGAGCCTCCGAAAAAAGCGGAATTGGTTAAGGGAACGGCTCAGGAAAAAGCCAAGGTACCGGCCCGTCAATGGGTCCTCAGCGTTTTGAACGCGCTTTGGAACGTCGGCTTTGCTGCGGTTGTTACCAATGCAGCCATCATTATCATCACTGAAGGCGTCGGTACCGGTGGTCAGATCGGTACAGCCTTCTCCATTATGACCCTGGGCGGTTTTGTAGGGGGCTTCTTCTTCTCGCACATTCGTAATTTCCTCAAAGGTTTCTCCCTGCTGGCATGTTATTGGGTCGTAGCAATCGGTTTCTTCGTGTTTGTCTACGCCGGAACGTCAATCAATCTGATCTACCTCTCCTTTGTCATTATCGGTGTAGGTTTAGGTTTTGCCGGCTCCAACTTCTTTAATAAAACTTCTGAGATTGTTCCTTACGCAGCAGCTGGATCGGCATTTGCCTTACTCTCAGCCTTCAACGGATTAGGCGGTTTCTTTTCCCCGTTTGTTCTGACCGCGTTGACAGGCGCTTTTGGCATGGCTCCCGGCAGACCGTCACTCTGGCTTGGCGCCATCATCTTAAGTGTACTTGGTGTTGTTGCCTTCCTATTTGACAGAGCGACACCGAAAATCCCTGAGAGTATTCGGCCCACGCAGAGAATGGAATAA
- a CDS encoding molybdopterin-dependent oxidoreductase — protein sequence MSNKDIKTVYKGTGLCSFGIGANLAEIDVKDGKVLRTRPARYDKAYDMEQFRPWTIKARGSEFSACNKSLIPTHAIGYKKRITSPNRILFPLKREDWDPNGERNPQNRGKSKFVRISWDEATDIIASEIKRVEKEYGLYSVLLQCDGHGETKVVHAAHGCNTRLFDVLGGYTMQARQPDSWEGWYWGAKHVWGQDPVGQADMGNLLMDIAENTDTLVFWGCDMETTPWGWGGQMPSRYCNWLTEIGVKQVYICPDVNYGAAAHNDKWVPVFPNTDAALHLAIMYTWLTEDTWDKDYIATHSVGFEYLQKYILGEDDDKTPKTPKWAEPICGVPARTIKALARNWAKKAFSIAHCNGGSLIRSTYSHEPGRLEVCLMAMQGMGAPGRNIIKFIEWNFYGLDTQQPPPKSEVVPSLDKAYRGYNFVQPASFIPKTLIPQALLGDYTEDNPLSWHGFTVAGWPRWDQFIEYHYPIPGAKPIRMIWTDTPCWTTCWNGGNSMIEALHSDRIETIIAQHPWLENDCLYADLILPINTKYEETDIGVDNVGGSYSSIYYEEQAVEPLGESKSDWEAVGEVAKKLGVYDAYVEGKSLEEWIRHGFETSGLQDYISYEEFKKNGYYLSPTAENWEDVPRGFELFYKDPEENALNTPTGKLEIYSESLAENFPDDDERGPYPKFIPYGDRHQESRLHPRSEKYPYLIVSNHPKWRVHANMDDISWFREIETCKVTGPDGYQYEPVWINPKDAKELGVVHGDIVKIYNDRGWTMGGAYVTERILPGVVLQDHGARLDPIEDGISDRSGANNLICPTATTSKNAPGECTSGFLVAVEKVDVFAMAKQYPEAFGRKYDKGIGVSIENRIKQ from the coding sequence ATGTCCAATAAAGACATAAAAACAGTTTATAAGGGTACTGGTCTTTGTTCGTTTGGTATCGGCGCCAATCTTGCCGAAATTGATGTTAAAGACGGGAAAGTACTGCGTACCCGGCCTGCCAGATACGACAAAGCCTATGACATGGAGCAATTCCGTCCCTGGACGATCAAGGCACGCGGCAGCGAATTCAGTGCCTGTAATAAATCGTTGATCCCGACCCATGCTATCGGCTACAAAAAAAGAATTACATCTCCGAACCGTATTCTCTTTCCTTTGAAACGTGAGGACTGGGATCCTAATGGGGAAAGAAATCCGCAAAACCGCGGTAAGAGTAAATTTGTCCGCATTAGCTGGGATGAAGCAACCGATATCATTGCTTCGGAAATCAAACGTGTGGAAAAAGAATATGGCTTATATTCGGTTCTTCTGCAATGTGACGGCCATGGCGAAACCAAAGTTGTTCACGCTGCGCACGGCTGCAACACACGACTTTTTGACGTGCTTGGGGGCTACACCATGCAGGCAAGACAACCGGACAGCTGGGAAGGCTGGTATTGGGGCGCGAAACACGTTTGGGGACAGGACCCCGTCGGGCAGGCCGATATGGGTAACCTGCTTATGGATATTGCTGAAAATACAGATACGCTCGTTTTCTGGGGATGCGATATGGAAACAACACCTTGGGGATGGGGAGGCCAAATGCCGAGCCGTTACTGTAACTGGCTGACGGAAATTGGCGTCAAGCAGGTCTACATTTGCCCCGATGTGAACTATGGCGCTGCAGCGCATAACGACAAGTGGGTGCCGGTATTCCCGAATACAGACGCAGCACTTCACCTGGCGATTATGTATACCTGGCTCACAGAAGATACCTGGGACAAAGACTATATCGCCACGCATTCTGTCGGGTTTGAATACCTGCAGAAATATATCCTTGGGGAAGATGACGACAAGACCCCCAAGACACCCAAATGGGCCGAACCGATCTGCGGTGTTCCAGCCCGTACCATTAAAGCGCTGGCCCGCAACTGGGCTAAAAAAGCCTTTTCTATCGCGCACTGCAACGGCGGTTCACTGATTCGTTCGACCTACTCCCATGAACCCGGACGCCTTGAAGTCTGTCTGATGGCAATGCAGGGCATGGGAGCTCCGGGCCGCAATATTATTAAGTTCATCGAATGGAACTTCTATGGTCTGGATACTCAGCAGCCGCCGCCGAAGTCGGAAGTTGTACCCAGCCTAGATAAAGCGTATCGCGGTTATAATTTCGTGCAGCCGGCATCCTTCATTCCTAAGACGCTGATTCCGCAGGCGCTACTCGGCGATTATACCGAAGACAATCCGCTGAGCTGGCATGGCTTTACTGTCGCCGGCTGGCCGCGCTGGGATCAGTTTATTGAATATCATTATCCCATCCCCGGGGCTAAACCAATCCGTATGATCTGGACAGACACTCCGTGTTGGACAACCTGCTGGAACGGCGGCAATTCCATGATTGAAGCGTTGCACAGCGATCGGATCGAGACGATCATCGCGCAGCATCCCTGGCTGGAAAATGACTGCCTCTACGCAGACCTCATTCTGCCAATCAACACGAAATATGAAGAAACAGACATCGGTGTCGACAATGTCGGTGGCAGCTATTCTTCCATCTACTATGAAGAACAAGCCGTAGAACCCCTGGGCGAATCAAAAAGCGACTGGGAAGCAGTCGGAGAAGTAGCCAAGAAGCTGGGTGTCTATGATGCCTATGTGGAAGGCAAGAGCCTGGAAGAATGGATCCGCCATGGTTTTGAAACCTCCGGGCTGCAGGATTACATCAGCTATGAAGAATTCAAGAAAAATGGCTATTACCTGTCACCAACAGCCGAAAACTGGGAAGACGTTCCCCGCGGTTTTGAGCTGTTCTATAAAGATCCTGAAGAAAACGCATTAAATACACCGACAGGTAAGCTTGAGATTTACTCGGAGTCTCTGGCCGAAAACTTCCCGGATGATGATGAACGCGGACCTTATCCGAAATTCATCCCGTATGGCGATCGTCACCAGGAAAGCCGTCTCCATCCGCGCAGCGAAAAATACCCGTATCTCATCGTCTCCAACCATCCGAAGTGGCGGGTCCATGCCAATATGGATGACATTTCGTGGTTCCGCGAGATTGAAACCTGTAAAGTAACCGGTCCTGACGGTTATCAGTATGAGCCAGTATGGATCAATCCGAAAGATGCCAAAGAGCTCGGCGTCGTTCATGGTGATATTGTTAAAATCTATAACGATCGCGGCTGGACCATGGGTGGAGCTTATGTTACAGAGAGAATCTTACCCGGCGTTGTGCTGCAGGATCATGGTGCGCGACTCGATCCGATCGAAGACGGTATCAGTGACCGATCCGGTGCCAATAACCTGATTTGCCCCACAGCAACCACTTCCAAGAATGCGCCCGGTGAATGCACCAGCGGCTTCCTGGTTGCCGTTGAAAAAGTGGACGTATTTGCAATGGCGAAGCAGTATCCCGAAGCATTCGGCCGCAAATATGACAAAGGTATCGGTGTCAGTATTGAAAACCGTATCAAACAATAA
- a CDS encoding 4Fe-4S dicluster domain-containing protein yields the protein MKVFVVDVAKCNGCYGCQLACKDEHVDNDWMPYAKPQPDTGHFWMKLKEKTHGQVPKVKLEYTPYTCMHCADPACAKKSDAFYKREDGLVILDPVKAQGKKELVDACPYGVVYWNEDLNVAQKCTGCAHLVDEGQLPRCVDFCAVDALRFGEESEFAAEIAKADVIRPELGTRPRVYYLNMPKLFIGGDVWDPATDDIIEGAKVTLTGADGYTAETASDEYGDFWFRKLNAGSYTLKAEAQGYQPVVKEGIELKESLNIGDIPLVK from the coding sequence ATGAAAGTATTTGTAGTCGATGTCGCGAAATGCAACGGATGCTACGGCTGCCAGCTCGCCTGTAAAGACGAACATGTGGACAATGACTGGATGCCCTATGCTAAGCCGCAGCCGGATACCGGACATTTCTGGATGAAACTGAAAGAAAAAACCCATGGCCAGGTACCAAAGGTCAAATTGGAATATACCCCGTATACCTGTATGCACTGCGCTGATCCGGCCTGCGCCAAAAAGAGCGACGCTTTTTATAAGCGGGAGGACGGGCTCGTCATCTTAGACCCCGTTAAGGCTCAAGGCAAAAAAGAACTTGTTGATGCCTGCCCCTATGGCGTTGTTTATTGGAACGAAGACTTAAACGTTGCTCAGAAATGCACTGGCTGCGCCCATTTGGTGGATGAAGGCCAGCTGCCGCGCTGCGTGGATTTCTGTGCGGTTGACGCCCTGCGTTTTGGCGAAGAATCTGAGTTTGCCGCAGAGATAGCCAAGGCAGACGTCATTCGTCCTGAACTCGGCACGCGTCCCCGAGTGTATTATTTGAATATGCCGAAGCTGTTCATTGGCGGTGACGTATGGGATCCGGCTACCGATGATATCATTGAAGGCGCCAAGGTGACTCTGACCGGGGCGGATGGATACACTGCCGAAACAGCAAGCGATGAATACGGTGATTTCTGGTTCCGCAAACTCAATGCTGGCAGCTACACGTTGAAGGCTGAAGCCCAAGGCTATCAACCGGTTGTCAAAGAAGGCATCGAGCTGAAAGAAAGTCTGAACATCGGTGATATCCCGCTGGTAAAATAA
- a CDS encoding methyl-accepting chemotaxis protein, translated as MDYSDDANKSDQEILESYALVLSKLKDLLQEDIMTVITDRTHFRNFFPGRVMGQGAGDLTRSELAGVPELMQCINTGKPSAVLAVQKDTGSRFLSLTSPIKNSSGETIGCVSIGRSMEIQSNIENTAHDLAATMQQVNAGLQEVASGSQGLSNKIDNVVLSANESAVKINQINKVITAITDISSHSNLLGLNAAIEAARAGEQGRGFAVVAEEMRKLAAQSKESASMVTEILTEMRQSIGNIITEINQIGGIAENQAAATQEITAAIEEVNEHSQNLADLAKIRVDTE; from the coding sequence ATGGATTATAGCGATGATGCGAATAAAAGCGATCAGGAAATCCTAGAATCGTATGCGCTTGTTTTATCAAAACTTAAAGACCTTTTGCAGGAAGACATTATGACGGTCATTACCGACAGAACACACTTCCGCAATTTCTTTCCCGGCCGGGTGATGGGACAAGGTGCCGGTGATCTGACCCGGTCGGAACTGGCTGGTGTTCCGGAACTAATGCAGTGTATAAATACCGGAAAACCGAGTGCTGTATTGGCTGTACAAAAGGATACGGGTTCCCGTTTTTTATCGTTGACCTCACCGATTAAAAACAGCAGCGGTGAAACAATCGGCTGCGTCTCCATCGGCCGGAGTATGGAAATACAGTCCAATATCGAAAATACGGCGCACGATTTAGCGGCAACCATGCAGCAAGTTAATGCCGGACTGCAGGAAGTTGCCTCCGGGTCTCAGGGACTGTCAAATAAGATCGATAATGTCGTTCTGTCCGCCAATGAATCCGCTGTAAAAATTAATCAAATCAATAAGGTTATTACTGCCATCACGGATATTTCCTCTCATTCCAACCTGTTAGGGCTCAATGCCGCCATTGAAGCAGCACGGGCAGGGGAACAGGGACGCGGGTTTGCCGTTGTTGCGGAAGAAATGCGCAAACTGGCAGCCCAAAGCAAAGAATCAGCGTCCATGGTCACAGAAATATTGACTGAAATGCGCCAGTCTATCGGAAATATCATCACAGAGATCAACCAAATCGGCGGCATCGCCGAAAACCAGGCCGCTGCAACCCAGGAGATTACGGCTGCAATCGAAGAGGTGAATGAACACTCGCAGAACTTGGCAGATTTAGCAAAAATTCGAGTTGATACGGAATAG
- a CDS encoding NmrA family NAD(P)-binding protein, with protein MGKIIITGVDGNFGGYAARSIMKKVPLHNLIFTAPNKKVLEEFAAQGVETRYADFNNPEQLKEAFAGGEVLLLISMPFVGEKRRNAHKAAVYAAVAAGVKKIVYTSIVGSGDDSCDSYEKFDHQYTENYILTTPLKYVFLRNSQYAEAMISAFEEAAEATGVLTNNMGEGRMAHVSRNDCAEAAACVAAGAGEDNTVYYISGPTANTMEEFCAIGSEVTGKKVTYQYVSDEENYAFFDSLGVPRRTDGEWAETAKAFPFCSEGMVTFGAAIRNDKMSYCTNDFETLTGKKPKSIREMFEDIANYRVGKRTSTD; from the coding sequence ATGGGGAAAATTATCATTACCGGTGTTGACGGGAATTTTGGCGGGTATGCCGCACGGAGCATCATGAAGAAAGTACCGCTTCATAATCTGATTTTTACAGCACCGAACAAAAAGGTTTTGGAAGAGTTTGCGGCGCAAGGTGTAGAGACCCGATATGCCGACTTCAATAATCCGGAGCAGCTGAAAGAAGCTTTTGCCGGCGGTGAGGTATTGCTGCTGATATCGATGCCGTTTGTCGGGGAAAAGAGAAGGAATGCCCATAAAGCGGCTGTGTATGCTGCTGTCGCTGCCGGGGTCAAAAAAATCGTCTATACCTCCATTGTTGGAAGCGGTGACGATTCCTGCGATTCCTACGAAAAGTTCGATCACCAATATACAGAAAATTACATTCTAACGACACCCTTGAAATATGTTTTCCTGCGCAATTCCCAATATGCGGAGGCGATGATCTCAGCCTTTGAAGAAGCAGCTGAGGCGACGGGCGTTCTTACCAATAACATGGGTGAAGGACGGATGGCCCATGTTTCGCGCAACGACTGTGCGGAAGCCGCCGCGTGCGTTGCAGCTGGCGCCGGAGAGGACAACACGGTCTATTATATTTCGGGACCAACAGCGAACACCATGGAGGAATTTTGTGCTATTGGATCAGAAGTCACCGGCAAAAAAGTAACCTATCAGTATGTCAGCGATGAAGAAAACTATGCCTTCTTTGATTCCCTCGGTGTGCCGCGGCGGACGGATGGGGAATGGGCGGAGACCGCCAAGGCGTTTCCATTCTGCTCTGAAGGGATGGTTACATTTGGAGCCGCGATACGCAATGACAAAATGAGCTATTGCACGAATGATTTTGAGACGCTCACAGGCAAAAAGCCGAAGAGTATCCGTGAGATGTTTGAGGACATCGCGAACTACCGAGTGGGTAAACGGACATCAACGGACTAA
- a CDS encoding FAS1-like dehydratase domain-containing protein, with product MTERQNSILAVKGIEDGIISDEALQDFEKRVGMELRVNNIFNELASKDAIRKFADGIGDENPLWRDESYANQSPYRGIAAPPSWLNSVFPTWVLQGLKGVHAIHASTEWEFYRPVYLNDTIRPECYFSGFEVKNSSFAGRTVIERQEARYYNQNGELVAVARPVGFRTERRATRENKLYMDIQLPHPWTEQELAQIEDQILKEEIRGSKLRFWEDTEPGDLLPPIAKGPLGLTDVIAYCIGAAPVAIKAHASSLKIYGQHPAWCFRDPYSFALEPIYGVHYNQMAAQDCGLPYPYDIGVQRHCWLIQLLTNWMGDYGWLKRNYAKYAKFVFFSDVVKLSGKVVRKYRDDEGEYCVDIATKAINQRGEDVMPGTATIVLPRKRNLLCALEKRLRSV from the coding sequence ATGACCGAACGACAGAATAGTATTTTAGCAGTTAAGGGAATCGAAGATGGGATTATTTCTGACGAAGCACTTCAGGATTTTGAAAAAAGAGTCGGGATGGAATTACGTGTTAACAATATTTTTAATGAACTGGCATCAAAAGACGCGATACGAAAATTTGCCGATGGGATAGGTGATGAAAATCCCCTTTGGCGGGATGAATCCTACGCGAACCAAAGCCCTTATCGTGGAATTGCTGCACCTCCGTCCTGGTTAAACAGTGTTTTCCCCACCTGGGTGCTCCAAGGCCTTAAAGGGGTTCATGCTATTCATGCAAGCACAGAGTGGGAGTTTTATCGGCCGGTTTATTTAAATGATACAATCCGGCCGGAATGCTATTTTTCCGGATTTGAAGTAAAAAATAGCTCCTTTGCTGGCAGAACGGTCATTGAGCGGCAGGAAGCGCGGTATTATAATCAGAATGGCGAGTTGGTGGCTGTAGCGCGTCCAGTTGGTTTTCGGACGGAACGAAGAGCCACAAGAGAAAATAAACTGTATATGGACATCCAGCTCCCTCATCCTTGGACGGAGCAGGAATTGGCGCAAATCGAAGACCAGATCTTAAAAGAGGAAATCCGCGGCTCAAAACTTCGTTTTTGGGAAGATACCGAGCCCGGAGATCTTCTGCCGCCAATTGCAAAAGGACCGTTAGGTCTTACCGATGTTATTGCTTATTGCATCGGCGCAGCCCCTGTTGCAATTAAAGCCCATGCCTCTTCTTTAAAAATATACGGTCAGCATCCTGCGTGGTGTTTCCGTGATCCTTACAGTTTTGCGCTGGAACCTATATATGGGGTTCACTATAACCAAATGGCAGCACAAGACTGCGGTTTACCCTACCCTTATGATATCGGTGTTCAGAGACATTGCTGGCTTATTCAGCTTCTCACCAATTGGATGGGTGATTATGGCTGGCTTAAGCGCAATTATGCCAAATATGCAAAATTTGTCTTTTTCTCAGATGTTGTTAAATTGTCAGGAAAGGTAGTCAGGAAATACCGGGATGATGAAGGAGAGTATTGTGTTGATATTGCAACCAAAGCGATCAATCAACGGGGAGAAGATGTCATGCCCGGGACTGCCACGATAGTCTTGCCTCGAAAAAGAAATCTCCTGTGCGCATTGGAAAAAAGGCTGCGTTCCGTATAA
- a CDS encoding methyl-accepting chemotaxis protein, which translates to MSEQNGSTAYIRKVNKIFTVFLALGSITTLILSVMSICSTYISFIILLLGAALAAGLTFRKISDYAVMTIALLAILISLGNLMLDIPEAAAALALIMICFSAFYFIKWLPLITGGGMLITVIYLQFVQNLYQTQVFIIQAICILFTSLILFFLTQWGTELIQSASTEERKTKFVLQELSNTMKVVEQSTFSINTDIDTCNNNLTVIHDISNAVSNAIQEITKGVVSQTESVNRINVMMGDADEKISEITNFTHMLADESQKTSEEVLNGSAQINHMGDQMEIINQTSEKSFLAVQELYEEMGKVNASLAGITEIAQQTNLLALNAAIEASRAGDLGKGFAVVADEIKKLAEQSANTVEYINRIIAEIKAKTQKVLNDVQQGKEATLSGNAIASNMLQGFQAMENAYIRINGYIEEELSKIKATAALFSNIRMESENIASVSEQHVAATEEVMATTEEQNANIETLYVLMRELKKSSDQLTGVIDKQ; encoded by the coding sequence ATGTCAGAACAAAATGGATCAACTGCTTATATTCGGAAAGTTAATAAAATTTTCACAGTCTTTTTAGCACTTGGTTCGATAACAACACTAATTCTAAGTGTTATGTCGATTTGCTCCACTTATATTTCTTTCATTATCCTATTGCTTGGCGCAGCCCTTGCTGCTGGGTTGACCTTTAGGAAGATCTCCGACTATGCTGTTATGACCATCGCGCTGCTCGCTATTCTCATCTCCTTAGGTAATCTTATGTTGGATATACCGGAAGCAGCAGCGGCCTTAGCATTAATTATGATCTGTTTTAGTGCTTTCTATTTTATTAAATGGCTTCCGCTCATTACCGGCGGCGGAATGCTGATAACAGTCATTTATCTTCAATTTGTTCAAAATTTGTATCAAACGCAAGTTTTTATCATACAAGCTATTTGTATTCTTTTCACATCCCTGATTCTATTTTTCCTTACACAATGGGGGACTGAATTGATTCAATCAGCAAGCACAGAGGAAAGGAAAACAAAATTTGTCCTGCAAGAATTGAGTAACACAATGAAGGTGGTGGAACAAAGTACGTTCTCCATTAACACTGACATTGATACCTGTAACAATAACCTGACAGTGATCCATGACATTAGTAATGCGGTTTCAAATGCAATTCAAGAAATTACCAAAGGCGTTGTTAGTCAAACAGAAAGTGTTAACAGAATAAATGTAATGATGGGGGATGCGGATGAAAAAATTTCTGAGATAACGAATTTTACCCATATGCTGGCGGATGAATCCCAAAAAACATCTGAAGAAGTGCTGAATGGCTCTGCCCAAATTAATCACATGGGCGATCAAATGGAAATCATTAATCAAACCTCCGAAAAATCGTTTTTGGCTGTACAAGAACTTTATGAAGAAATGGGAAAAGTCAACGCTTCGCTTGCGGGAATTACTGAAATAGCGCAGCAGACAAATCTGTTGGCGTTAAATGCAGCAATAGAAGCCTCCAGAGCAGGAGACTTAGGAAAAGGGTTTGCGGTTGTTGCCGATGAAATAAAAAAACTGGCAGAGCAAAGTGCTAATACGGTTGAATATATTAATCGAATTATTGCAGAAATAAAAGCTAAAACGCAGAAGGTTCTAAACGATGTTCAACAGGGAAAAGAGGCTACCCTATCCGGAAATGCAATTGCAAGCAACATGCTACAGGGATTCCAAGCGATGGAGAACGCCTATATTCGTATAAACGGGTATATCGAAGAAGAATTAAGCAAAATCAAAGCAACAGCCGCGTTATTCTCAAATATTCGGATGGAATCAGAAAATATTGCGAGTGTCTCGGAACAGCATGTGGCTGCAACGGAGGAGGTAATGGCGACTACGGAAGAACAAAATGCCAATATTGAGACCTTGTATGTTTTAATGCGGGAATTGAAAAAATCCAGCGATCAATTAACTGGAGTCATTGATAAACAATAA
- a CDS encoding TetR/AcrR family transcriptional regulator C-terminal domain-containing protein: protein MQAKMHVNAKQVLADSIIDLAKKRPIDKITVQNIVDHCHAGRRTFYNHFSDKYDLVNWIFKTNLDNIVEKYTEIEPLEKVVCRILTFMKENRGFYSNALSIEGQNCFLNFFFQSACYFYTNLIEKRFGKEALTDDVVFIIEYNCYGQIHIASEWINKKMSDSPEIIARKMVCNISEELKVFFEI, encoded by the coding sequence ATGCAAGCTAAAATGCATGTCAATGCCAAACAGGTTTTGGCTGATTCAATTATTGATCTGGCGAAAAAAAGACCGATTGATAAGATTACTGTCCAAAATATTGTCGATCATTGCCATGCGGGACGGCGGACGTTTTATAATCATTTTTCAGACAAATATGATCTTGTAAATTGGATATTTAAAACTAACTTAGATAATATTGTAGAAAAATATACAGAGATTGAGCCACTGGAGAAGGTTGTATGCAGGATACTGACCTTTATGAAAGAAAATCGGGGCTTTTATTCCAATGCACTTAGTATTGAAGGGCAAAACTGTTTTCTTAATTTTTTTTTCCAATCTGCTTGTTATTTCTATACCAATTTAATCGAAAAACGTTTTGGGAAAGAGGCACTCACCGACGATGTGGTGTTTATTATTGAATACAACTGTTATGGTCAAATTCATATCGCAAGTGAATGGATAAATAAGAAAATGTCAGATTCCCCGGAGATAATTGCCAGAAAAATGGTTTGCAACATATCCGAGGAACTAAAAGTTTTCTTCGAGATATAA